A single Vicia villosa cultivar HV-30 ecotype Madison, WI unplaced genomic scaffold, Vvil1.0 ctg.000449F_1_1, whole genome shotgun sequence DNA region contains:
- the LOC131628382 gene encoding uncharacterized protein LOC131628382, with protein MDNNVTVDQGATRRTHTYTFHREGMVQLGQLGELVTGHNETVFSGNYGNILSLLYSRVDEWALSTLLQFYDPDIRCFTFSDYQLAPTLEEYSCLLNIKIQHRVPFVCVPEKPRLDYNANALYLSLGDVHDNWKKNGDTHGFYMSFLVEKAQEFADKGIWEAFNAILAALIYAIVMFPNIHKFVDLAAICLFMDKNPIPTLLADTYYSIHSRHGKRGAIRGCLPLLYKWFKSHLPASGPFVTSTQKWSQRIMGLTANDIVWYQFRTGISEVIIRCGNFGNVPLIGTRGCINYNPVLALRQLGYTMKSGPSDREIYQSVYFEKGADPIALEEIRKAWNNIHIGERSTLGAKNAIAMKPYTDLVKERVKTLLLPFPRVPLLYAQPPKISETMVSRERFD; from the coding sequence ATGGATAACAACGTGACCGTCGATCAAGGAGCTACAAGGCGCACACACACTTATACTTTCCATCGCGAGGGTATGGTTCAATTGGGACAATTGGGTGAATTGGTCACTGGTCATAATGAAACAGTGTTCAGTGGAAACTATGGCAACATATTATCTCTTCTGTACTCGCGTGTCGACGAATGGGCCTTATCTACTCTTCTTCAATTCTACGACCCAGATATCCGTTGTTTCACATTTTCAGATTATCAGCTAGCTCCCACTCTCGAAGAGTACTCTTGCCTCCTcaacatcaagattcaacacagagTGCCTTTTGTTTGTGTCCCAGAGAAACCTAGGTTGGATTACAAtgccaacgctctttatttgagcttggGAGATGTTCATGATAACTGGAAGAAGAATGGTGATACACATGGCTTCTACATGAGTTTCCTGGTTGAAAAAGCTCAAGAATTTGCCGACAAAGGAATATGGGAGGCTTTCAATGCTATTTTGGCCGCTCTAATCTATGCAATTGTGATGTTTCCcaacattcacaagttcgttgaCTTGGCTGCTATATGTCTTTTTATGGACAAGAATCCAATACCCACCCTATTGGCTGACACATATTATTCTATTCACTCTCGGCATGGTAAAAGGGGGGCTATTCGAGGTTGCTTGCCGCTGTTATATAAATGGTTCAAATCTCACTTGCCTGCTAGTGGTCCGTTTGTTACCTCTACTCAGAAATGGTCTCAGAGAATCATGGGACTCACTGCAAACGACATCGTATGGTATCAATTCCGAACAGGCATATCTGAAGTCATTATTAGGTGCGGAAACTTTGGTAACGTCCCGCTCATTGGGACAAGAGGATGTATTAACTACAACCCAGTTCTAGCTCTTCGTCAGTTGGGCTATACCATGAAGAGTGGGCCTTCGGATAGGGAGATTTACCAATCCGTATACTTTGAAAAGGGAGCTGACCCTATAGCGCTTGAGGAAATCAGGAAGGCCTGGAATAACATTCATATAGGTGAGAGATCCACTCTGGGAGCCAAGAATGCCATTGCTATGAAGCCCTATACCGATTTGGTTAAGGAGAGAGTCAAGACACTTCTGTTACCATTCCCGAGGGTCCCTCTCTTGTATGCACAACCTCCGAAGATATCGGAAACTATGGTATCAAGGGAACGTTTTGACTAG